CCCAGCCGCGTGGAAGTCCGCCCCAGCCGCCCACCGAAGAAGTAAACGGGTGATGGTCGATGGTTGATGGATGGGGCCAGTGTCCCGTCCATCAACCATCACCCTTTGATCATCAACTGCACCATCAACGCCTTTTCCACCTGCTGCTAGAATGCGCGGGTGTACACGAACCGCCGCGCTCATTACGAGTACGAACTGCTGGAGCGCTTCGAGGCGGGGATCAGCCTGACGGGCAGTGAAGTCAAGAGCATCCGCGCCGGCGGCGTGGACTTCCGCGACGCCTTCGCCCGCTTGAACGGGGGCAACATCGACCTGGAAGGCCTGTACATCCCGACCTACAAGGAAGCGACGTACAACAACCACGAGCCCCGCCGCACCCGCCGCCTGCTGCTGCACCGCGAGGAGATCGGCAAGGTCAAACGTGGTCTGGAACAGAAAGGGCTGACGCTGGTCCCCACCCGCCTGTACCAGAAGGGCAAGTTCTTCAAGGTGGAAGTCGCGCTGGCCCGCGGCAAGAAACTGCACGACAAGCGCCGCGCGGAAGCCGAGAAGACCGTGCGCCGGGAGCTGCGCGAACTGTGAAGCTGCGCGTTCCCGGCCGCCGCACCACGCTCGCCACCGCCGCCGCCAGCCTCCTGCTGATCGGACTGGCGGGGGCGCAGATCGCCTTCTCCCGCCTGAACCTCGCCGGGCGGGACGTGCAGAGCATCCAGCTGTACGGCGCGGAGTACGCCAGCCAGAGCAACCTGAGCGGCCTGCTGGGCATCTCGCAGGACAGCGGCGTCGTCCGCGTGACCGGCCTGGGCCACACCCTGCTGCTGCCCCTGGACGAGGACCAGCAGCGCGCGACCACGTCGTTCAACACCGTGCAGCTGGACACGCGCCGCGTACAGGGCCGCACCGCGACCCTCGTGAACGGCAGCCTGTACCTGCCGCTCGACACGCTCGCCACCGGGCTGGGCGCGCAGTACGAACAGGGGAAGTTCACGCTCGCCGCCCCGAGGCTGCTGGGCGTCAGCAGCCGCGCCGGACGCGACACGGACCGCGTCGTGCTGGACCTCAGCCGCGACGTGCAGGTTCTCGACGAGCAGCGCGGCGACCGCGTGGTCCTCACCCTGAAAGGCATCCAGGGGGACGCGCGGCGCTACACCACCCGCGGCGCGTTCGTGCCCAGCGCCGAGGTCGCCCGCAGCGGCGCGGACCTGACCGTCACGCTTCCCCTCCCGGCCAGCAGCGGCTACCGCGTATTCCGGGTCGCGCGCGGCAGCGGCGTGCGGGTCGTCGTGGACGCCGGACCCGGCGTGCCCAGCAGCGCCCCGGAAGTCCTGTCCCGCGTGAACGCCCCGCTGATCGTCCTGGACCCCGCCGTGGTGCCCGGCGTGAGCAGCGACGTGACGCTGGAAGTCGCCCGGCAGGCCGCGCAGATCCTGACCGAGAAAGGCTGGCAGGT
This region of Deinococcus sp. JMULE3 genomic DNA includes:
- the smpB gene encoding SsrA-binding protein SmpB, which produces MYTNRRAHYEYELLERFEAGISLTGSEVKSIRAGGVDFRDAFARLNGGNIDLEGLYIPTYKEATYNNHEPRRTRRLLLHREEIGKVKRGLEQKGLTLVPTRLYQKGKFFKVEVALARGKKLHDKRRAEAEKTVRRELREL
- a CDS encoding N-acetylmuramoyl-L-alanine amidase yields the protein MKLRVPGRRTTLATAAASLLLIGLAGAQIAFSRLNLAGRDVQSIQLYGAEYASQSNLSGLLGISQDSGVVRVTGLGHTLLLPLDEDQQRATTSFNTVQLDTRRVQGRTATLVNGSLYLPLDTLATGLGAQYEQGKFTLAAPRLLGVSSRAGRDTDRVVLDLSRDVQVLDEQRGDRVVLTLKGIQGDARRYTTRGAFVPSAEVARSGADLTVTLPLPASSGYRVFRVARGSGVRVVVDAGPGVPSSAPEVLSRVNAPLIVLDPAVVPGVSSDVTLEVARQAAQILTEKGWQVRVTRDSAAGLSREELLTLTRRSDVYLALDLGRLPGAKRSGVTVYEQTGRAGSQLINALRGGSSAPYSTLVVAGAGSTRRLGELLRGELKGGGVTARGQSISRLQSLGEAPQAALLLELGWANNAQDLATLGSAARQKILSVAVARSVATYLTARANNNANLSVQGAAQ